From the genome of Sulfitobacter sp. DSM 110093, one region includes:
- a CDS encoding fumarylacetoacetate hydrolase family protein has protein sequence MRLMRYGTRDGAKTPVVLDAAGQARDVSSLVGDFTPETIPAIRNTLEGVDLEGLPLFETQGKRVAPPVSQPRNIWGIGLNYSDHAAESGMPVPTEPILFNKASRTYCGPNDPLLYAKGMSQLDWEVELGVVIGREALNVSRADALDYVLGYCVVHDVSERAWQTERGGQWVKGKSFPNFCPTGPVLVTGDELGDPGKLALWAEINGDRLQDGTTERMIFDVATIIAYMSEFIQLEPGDLICTGTPPGVGMGLKPPRYLSPGDRVRLGVEGLGEQEQVVERLADR, from the coding sequence ATGCGATTGATGCGATACGGAACGCGCGACGGGGCGAAAACGCCAGTGGTGCTGGATGCCGCGGGGCAGGCGCGAGATGTTTCAAGCCTTGTTGGTGATTTCACACCCGAGACGATCCCGGCGATCCGCAATACGCTGGAGGGTGTCGATCTGGAGGGGCTGCCGCTGTTTGAAACCCAAGGAAAACGCGTCGCCCCGCCTGTGAGCCAACCCCGCAACATCTGGGGGATCGGGTTGAATTATTCCGACCACGCAGCGGAATCGGGGATGCCCGTTCCCACCGAGCCTATCCTCTTTAATAAGGCCAGCCGGACCTATTGCGGGCCGAACGATCCGCTTTTGTATGCCAAAGGGATGAGCCAGCTTGATTGGGAGGTCGAGCTGGGCGTGGTGATTGGGCGCGAAGCACTGAACGTAAGCCGCGCAGACGCGCTTGATTATGTGCTGGGCTATTGCGTGGTTCATGACGTGTCCGAACGTGCTTGGCAGACCGAGCGGGGCGGCCAGTGGGTCAAAGGCAAGAGCTTTCCCAATTTCTGCCCCACAGGGCCGGTTCTGGTGACAGGGGATGAATTGGGCGATCCCGGGAAATTGGCGCTTTGGGCCGAGATAAACGGCGACCGTCTGCAAGACGGCACCACCGAGAGGATGATCTTCGACGTGGCGACGATCATCGCCTACATGTCTGAATTCATTCAGCTAGAGCCGGGCGATCTGATCTGCACTGGCACCCCTCCGGGCGTGGGAATGGGCCTCAAACCACCGCGCTACCTCAGCCCGGGTGACCGGGTTCGACTGGGGGTCGAAGGTCTGGGCGAGCAAGAGCAGGTGGTCGAGCGATTGGCGGATCGCTAA
- a CDS encoding 3-hydroxyacyl-CoA dehydrogenase NAD-binding domain-containing protein, producing the protein MTGHVLKHLGESKLELGTENARKGNWRAGRDANGIFWLALDKADSSTNTISGDVLRELEHHVTAAENDPPHALVIRSAKPGGFAAGADISSFAKMSDEGAAELLTQGHAVLDRLEQLSCPTICVVHGAALGAGFELALACDIRIAVPGASFAFPEVQLGLHPGLGGTFRLPALIDPTEAMTMMLSGKTAHTKRAKTLGIIDEVAEERHIAAAVRALAETGVERAEPGLKTRALGLEQARTLLARQMRNRTEERAPADHYPAPHALIELWEEHGTDRATMQRGEIRSFANLLKTPSSKNLRRVFFLRQKLKEAARGDDDIAHVHVIGAGAMGAEIAAMAAIRGKRVTLSDLDSAALGRAIKLAAKLCADKHLTGAETRDALDRLMPDPHGYGAARADLVIEAAPERMEVKEKVYAELKTEMKDGAILASNTSSLAIDALSAHAPKKAHFAGLHFFNPVSKIPLVEVVVGADTAAQTARRLAAFCGAIGKLPARVGDYPGFVVNRILTPYLMEAMVLMDEGVPKEVIDSAALRFGMPMGPVTLADQVGLDIGLHVAESLRDRLDTSMAEITDMLQERVEQGDLGRKTGSGFYDWADGTPHPETEEPGPADLTDRLILPMLNAAVEVLRENMAEDADQIDAAMIFATGWAPFRGGPLHYARTRGPREVADRLRTLAKAHGPRFAPDEGWQNFS; encoded by the coding sequence ATGACGGGACATGTTTTAAAGCATTTGGGCGAGAGCAAACTCGAACTCGGCACCGAAAACGCACGCAAAGGCAACTGGCGCGCGGGACGTGATGCCAACGGCATCTTTTGGCTGGCGCTTGATAAGGCTGACAGCAGCACCAATACGATTTCTGGCGACGTGCTGCGTGAGTTGGAACATCACGTCACCGCCGCCGAAAACGACCCGCCTCATGCCCTCGTAATCCGCTCCGCCAAACCGGGCGGCTTTGCTGCTGGGGCCGATATATCAAGCTTTGCAAAGATGAGCGATGAGGGCGCGGCTGAGCTTCTGACCCAAGGCCATGCGGTGCTGGACCGGCTTGAACAACTCTCCTGCCCGACGATCTGCGTGGTGCACGGCGCAGCACTTGGCGCGGGATTTGAACTGGCGCTTGCCTGTGACATCCGCATCGCAGTGCCGGGGGCCTCTTTCGCCTTTCCTGAGGTACAGCTTGGCCTGCATCCCGGTCTTGGCGGCACTTTCCGCCTGCCCGCTTTGATCGACCCGACCGAAGCGATGACCATGATGCTGAGCGGAAAAACCGCGCATACCAAGCGCGCCAAAACGCTGGGGATCATTGATGAAGTAGCCGAAGAACGCCACATCGCCGCCGCCGTTCGAGCATTGGCCGAAACCGGGGTTGAGCGGGCGGAGCCGGGCCTTAAGACCCGTGCGCTTGGGTTGGAACAGGCCCGAACCTTGCTGGCCCGTCAAATGCGCAACCGCACTGAAGAGCGTGCGCCAGCAGACCATTATCCAGCCCCCCATGCGCTGATCGAACTGTGGGAGGAACACGGCACCGACCGGGCAACCATGCAGCGCGGTGAAATCCGGTCTTTCGCCAACCTGTTGAAAACGCCTAGTTCCAAAAACCTACGCCGGGTGTTCTTCCTGCGGCAGAAACTCAAAGAAGCCGCGCGGGGTGACGACGACATCGCCCATGTCCATGTGATCGGCGCAGGTGCCATGGGGGCTGAGATTGCAGCCATGGCCGCGATCCGGGGCAAGCGCGTCACCCTGAGCGATCTTGACAGCGCCGCCCTTGGCCGCGCCATCAAACTGGCGGCAAAACTTTGTGCTGACAAACATCTGACCGGCGCAGAAACGCGCGATGCACTCGACCGTCTGATGCCCGACCCTCATGGATATGGCGCGGCCCGCGCTGATCTGGTGATTGAAGCCGCCCCCGAGCGGATGGAGGTCAAAGAGAAAGTTTATGCAGAGTTGAAGACCGAAATGAAGGACGGCGCGATCCTTGCCTCCAACACCTCTAGCCTCGCGATAGATGCCCTAAGCGCCCACGCCCCCAAAAAAGCACATTTTGCAGGGCTGCATTTCTTTAACCCCGTCTCGAAAATTCCACTTGTCGAGGTTGTCGTTGGAGCAGACACAGCAGCACAGACGGCGCGCCGTTTGGCCGCATTCTGCGGGGCCATTGGCAAACTGCCCGCGCGCGTTGGTGACTATCCCGGCTTTGTCGTGAACCGTATCCTCACCCCCTATCTGATGGAGGCGATGGTGCTGATGGACGAAGGTGTGCCGAAAGAGGTGATCGACAGCGCCGCCCTGCGCTTTGGCATGCCGATGGGCCCGGTGACGCTGGCCGATCAGGTCGGGCTTGATATCGGGTTACATGTTGCCGAAAGCCTGCGTGATAGGCTGGACACGTCTATGGCTGAGATTACCGACATGCTGCAAGAGCGCGTCGAACAGGGTGATCTGGGTCGCAAAACCGGGAGCGGCTTTTATGACTGGGCCGATGGCACGCCGCATCCTGAAACCGAAGAACCCGGCCCCGCGGATTTGACCGATCGCCTGATCCTGCCGATGCTGAACGCCGCCGTCGAAGTGCTGCGCGAAAACATGGCAGAGGATGCCGATCAGATCGACGCCGCAATGATCTTTGCCACCGGCTGGGCTCCTTTCCGGGGCGGGCCGTTGCACTATGCACGCACGCGCGGTCCGCGCGAAGTGGCCGACCGGCTGCGCACATTGGCCAAGGCGCATGGCCCGCGATTTGCCCCCGATGAAGGATGGCAAAACTTCAGCTAA
- a CDS encoding acetyl-CoA C-acetyltransferase, translating to MTHPKAQRVFLVDGARTPFLKARQGPGPFTPVDLAVQAGRPLLARQSFDRAAFDLVILGCVNVIADEMNPARVAALRLGLGEQTVAFTVQINCGSGMQSIDTAYRYVRDGSHQMILAGGAEALSHAPLVLRQSAVEWFGRMNAAKGPIDTARAMTGLRPEFFKPVIGLERGLTDPITELNMGQTAEVLAHRFGIDRATADTYAMQSHHRLAAAQKDGRLANEVMPAFDKDGTVYDHDDGVRPDSNMEGLAKLNPVFEKPHGKVTAGNSSQITDGASWVIVASERAVEAHGLTPLAEITDSEWAALDPSIMGLGPVLSATPIAQRHGLEVDDIDLWELNEAFAAQVLSCVAAWNDEDFCRNVLGYDAAFGRIDRDRLNVDGGAISLGHPVGTSGNRIVLHLANAMKARGAKRGIATECIGGGLGGAMMLEAV from the coding sequence ATGACCCACCCCAAAGCGCAGCGCGTCTTTCTTGTGGATGGGGCCCGCACTCCATTTTTGAAGGCACGACAAGGCCCCGGCCCCTTTACCCCGGTCGATTTGGCCGTGCAGGCCGGGCGGCCCCTGCTGGCGCGACAGAGCTTTGACCGTGCGGCATTTGATCTGGTTATCCTCGGTTGCGTCAATGTGATCGCGGATGAGATGAACCCCGCCCGCGTCGCGGCATTGCGGCTGGGCTTGGGTGAACAAACGGTCGCTTTTACCGTGCAAATTAACTGTGGCTCGGGCATGCAGAGCATCGACACCGCCTATCGCTATGTCCGCGACGGCAGCCACCAAATGATCCTTGCCGGTGGGGCCGAGGCGCTCAGCCACGCCCCTCTCGTGCTGCGCCAATCAGCGGTGGAATGGTTCGGTCGGATGAATGCCGCCAAGGGCCCGATTGATACGGCTCGCGCCATGACGGGCCTCAGACCAGAGTTTTTCAAACCCGTCATTGGGCTGGAACGCGGTCTGACCGACCCGATCACTGAACTGAACATGGGCCAAACCGCCGAAGTTTTGGCGCATCGGTTCGGGATCGACCGCGCCACGGCAGATACCTATGCAATGCAAAGCCACCACCGGCTTGCCGCAGCGCAAAAGGACGGGCGGCTTGCGAATGAAGTCATGCCCGCCTTTGACAAAGACGGCACTGTTTATGATCACGACGATGGCGTGCGTCCTGACAGTAATATGGAGGGCCTTGCTAAGCTGAACCCGGTGTTTGAAAAACCCCACGGCAAAGTCACTGCAGGCAATTCCAGCCAGATCACCGACGGCGCAAGCTGGGTCATCGTTGCTTCTGAACGCGCTGTTGAGGCGCATGGGCTGACCCCGCTGGCCGAGATTACCGACAGCGAATGGGCGGCACTTGATCCGTCGATCATGGGGCTGGGTCCGGTACTTTCCGCCACCCCCATCGCACAACGCCATGGGCTTGAAGTGGACGACATTGACCTGTGGGAATTGAACGAGGCCTTTGCCGCACAGGTGCTTTCCTGCGTGGCCGCTTGGAACGACGAAGACTTCTGCCGCAACGTGCTGGGCTATGACGCTGCCTTTGGCCGGATCGACCGGGACAGGCTGAATGTCGACGGCGGTGCAATATCCCTGGGCCACCCGGTCGGCACCAGCGGCAATCGGATTGTCTTGCATCTGGCCAATGCAATGAAAGCGCGCGGTGCGAAACGGGGCATCGCCACGGAATGTATTGGCGGCGGCTTGGGTGGCGCGATGATGCTGGAGGCGGTGTGA
- a CDS encoding ATP-binding protein, giving the protein MNDFYDALADFDDPLRQLYMLAVEPDLTVEDKIAKLLRLGTEALELELGIVSRVDQPVYECLYVYGPDWAPAPGTIFDINGTYCLQTLSNADVTSFHHAGQQEISTHPCYETFGLESYIGAPLKCGGELFGTINFSGSAPRSGPFSKAQVQFVQFLARWLGSELTLQSERRELREQRGLLSAMVDAVPEAIIMADPNRRVALVNPAVKTLFGYEPEQLLGRQTAVLYETLGGYERAGEEQFNAQASAAPGALSIACRRADGTTFEGQVSTAKVETDRGEHLGFLGVVRDVSEQREFERAKDQLIATVSHEMKTPLTSLSGALRLLEVGQDDLPPQKQKLLRLALRNARAIDQMVADILDVETLRRPDQSGFAERPLAPLLTQASETLIPYAKDRGVRLEIHPTAAPATLLRLHEGRLMRLLSNLLSNAIKASDEGGTVKLGVSESGMGFWVRDQGSGLPLDLQPVLFERFSRGSSYRVEEGHDLGMSIVKAIVDQHLGSIKFETAEGKGTTFFVDFPALEPQANAMAAS; this is encoded by the coding sequence ATGAACGATTTTTACGACGCTTTGGCGGATTTCGATGATCCGCTGCGGCAACTCTATATGCTTGCTGTCGAACCTGATCTTACGGTCGAAGACAAAATTGCCAAACTCCTCCGACTGGGCACCGAGGCGCTTGAGCTTGAACTGGGTATTGTCAGTCGCGTCGATCAGCCGGTTTACGAATGTCTGTACGTATATGGACCGGATTGGGCCCCTGCGCCCGGCACCATTTTCGACATCAATGGCACCTATTGTCTGCAAACGCTTTCCAATGCCGATGTGACCTCTTTTCACCACGCCGGGCAGCAAGAGATTTCGACCCATCCGTGTTATGAAACCTTCGGACTGGAAAGCTATATCGGGGCGCCCCTGAAATGCGGTGGCGAACTGTTTGGCACAATCAACTTTTCAGGCAGCGCGCCCCGCTCTGGGCCGTTCAGCAAGGCGCAGGTGCAATTCGTACAGTTCCTTGCACGCTGGCTCGGCAGTGAGTTGACCCTTCAATCTGAACGCCGTGAGTTGCGTGAACAGCGCGGGCTGCTTAGCGCCATGGTGGATGCCGTGCCCGAAGCGATCATCATGGCAGACCCGAACCGCCGTGTGGCTCTTGTAAACCCTGCGGTTAAGACGCTTTTTGGCTATGAGCCCGAACAGCTATTGGGGCGGCAAACAGCTGTTCTTTATGAAACGCTCGGTGGGTATGAACGCGCGGGCGAAGAGCAGTTTAACGCGCAGGCCTCGGCTGCGCCGGGTGCGCTTTCGATTGCCTGCCGCCGCGCTGACGGAACAACATTCGAAGGCCAAGTATCAACCGCCAAGGTCGAAACGGATCGAGGCGAGCATTTGGGATTTCTGGGTGTCGTGCGCGATGTGAGTGAGCAGCGCGAGTTTGAGCGCGCCAAGGATCAGTTGATCGCCACTGTTAGCCACGAGATGAAAACGCCGCTGACGTCGCTCAGCGGGGCGTTGCGCCTCCTTGAAGTGGGGCAAGACGACCTGCCCCCGCAGAAACAAAAGCTTCTACGGCTCGCCCTGCGCAATGCGCGGGCAATTGATCAGATGGTCGCGGATATTCTAGATGTGGAAACCCTGCGCAGGCCAGACCAATCTGGTTTTGCCGAGCGACCATTGGCGCCCTTGCTAACGCAGGCGTCCGAGACACTGATCCCCTATGCGAAAGATCGCGGTGTTCGCCTAGAGATACATCCGACAGCGGCCCCCGCGACCCTACTGCGCCTACACGAAGGACGGCTGATGCGGCTGTTGTCTAACCTGCTTTCCAACGCGATCAAAGCGTCTGACGAAGGCGGCACAGTCAAGCTGGGCGTTTCTGAAAGCGGCATGGGGTTTTGGGTGCGTGACCAGGGCAGTGGCCTGCCGCTTGATCTTCAGCCGGTCCTGTTTGAACGGTTTTCCCGTGGGTCCAGCTACCGCGTCGAAGAGGGCCACGATCTGGGCATGAGCATCGTAAAGGCCATCGTCGACCAACACCTCGGCAGCATCAAGTTTGAAACTGCCGAGGGCAAGGGCACGACCTTTTTCGTCGATTTTCCGGCGCTTGAACCTCAGGCGAACGCCATGGCCGCCAGTTGA
- a CDS encoding aminotransferase class V-fold PLP-dependent enzyme yields MSTETGTGDAYLLYHSIGQYPGKHADMLAGLTDFSDAWAAPNGDQWADVLPKRQQFIDLWAELIGAPKGTVTTTESVTTGLMAVIGALPEGTLRGKKVLVAEDGFPSLHFLLTGLSKRFGFTLNTVPIRQGGHWVEAEDLIADWDEDVALALLTWVSSTTSHRLDIPQLVAHGRRMGSLIGVDMTQAVGLLPYDVTAPKVDFALSTSLKWMCGTPGAGIVYMDADLIPQCAPEMRGWFSQGNPFSWDLDAFEFAPDIRRLDSGTPSTVPAVASLPAMKWRMGQDTETLSAHNRKLTGQLQKGLEGMGLNLASPIDPDQRGGSLMVVLPDHIDASDVVAQLAALDIYVDNRSQILRMSPGVLTTAAGIERTLQALRAFLA; encoded by the coding sequence ATGTCCACAGAAACAGGAACGGGCGACGCCTATCTCCTTTATCACTCCATTGGCCAATACCCCGGCAAACACGCGGATATGCTGGCCGGGCTCACTGATTTTAGCGATGCTTGGGCTGCGCCGAATGGCGACCAATGGGCGGATGTGCTGCCCAAACGGCAGCAGTTCATCGATCTCTGGGCCGAACTGATCGGCGCGCCAAAGGGCACCGTCACCACGACAGAGAGCGTCACCACCGGGCTAATGGCCGTCATCGGTGCGCTGCCCGAAGGCACCCTGCGCGGCAAGAAAGTCTTGGTGGCCGAGGATGGCTTTCCCTCTTTGCATTTCCTGCTCACCGGCCTGTCGAAGCGCTTTGGTTTCACGTTGAACACTGTGCCGATCCGCCAAGGTGGGCATTGGGTCGAAGCCGAAGATCTCATTGCCGATTGGGACGAAGACGTGGCGCTGGCGCTGCTGACATGGGTCAGTTCAACCACCTCGCACCGTTTGGACATACCGCAACTGGTGGCGCATGGGCGCAGGATGGGCTCGCTCATTGGGGTTGATATGACCCAAGCGGTCGGCTTGCTGCCCTATGACGTGACCGCGCCCAAAGTGGATTTCGCGCTGTCGACCAGCCTTAAATGGATGTGTGGCACACCGGGGGCGGGGATCGTCTATATGGATGCTGATCTGATCCCACAATGCGCGCCAGAGATGCGCGGCTGGTTCTCGCAAGGCAATCCGTTCTCTTGGGATTTGGACGCTTTCGAATTTGCGCCCGACATTCGGCGGCTTGACAGTGGCACGCCGTCGACGGTGCCAGCGGTGGCCAGCCTGCCAGCGATGAAATGGCGTATGGGGCAGGATACAGAGACACTGTCAGCGCATAACCGCAAATTAACGGGCCAGTTACAGAAGGGGCTGGAAGGGATGGGTCTGAACCTTGCAAGCCCCATTGATCCCGACCAGCGCGGCGGTAGTCTGATGGTGGTCTTGCCAGATCACATTGACGCCTCTGATGTGGTGGCGCAATTGGCCGCCTTGGACATTTACGTCGACAATCGCAGCCAGATCTTGCGCATGTCACCGGGGGTGCTGACCACTGCCGCAGGGATCGAACGGACACTGCAAGCCCTACGCGCCTTCTTGGCTTAA
- a CDS encoding acyl-CoA dehydrogenase, with protein sequence MNNLRADLLTKPIYRWAKKALPALSQTESEALTAGEVWWEAELFSGNPDWSKLQAVKAPQLSPEEQAFFDGPVQEFCTMIDDWKINHEAADLPPEAWTFLRDKKFFGMIIPKSHGGLGFSAFAHSEVVRYISTRSVAAAVTVMVPNSLGPGELLHQFGTDAQKDHWLPRLADGRELPAFGLTSAEAGSDASAMVDEGVIEKGTWEGEEVLGIRLNWAKRYITLAPVCTVLGLAFQLRDPDGLLGNTPDIGITCALVPTDLPGVETGRRHLPSSTMFMNGPTTGTDVFIPLDHIIGGAEYAGKGWMMLMSALAAGRGISLPSMGCAAIAFSAHTTGAYARIRQQFNLPIGKFGGVQARMGRLAADAYAMDAARHLTCAGLDEGRALSVISAIMKAHATFKMREALNDAMDVHSGKAVIDGPLNYLLPLYRAVPIGITVEGANIVTRSLIIFGQGSIRAHPHMLDNMLALQKEDEAKSLAAFDKSLWAHVGHTTKTLFRAWGRALTGGRFAPTPDAGAATPIYRELSRWSAAYALTADFLFLTLGGALKREEMISGRMGDILSEMYILSATLKRWEDEGRQEADLPLLKFAAADAFSRIQTALDGVIANLPARWAAWLLRAITLPGLGRRGPDDTLTTECSALIYAPSATRDRITGRLFEGSAGDGIDLLNRCYAKVIDMEPVMKRLRDAKKTPTEAQQAGILSDSEMAALTAMNELVSKVIAVDDYRPTALARYFPDLDVPQKNLDETPNPREAAE encoded by the coding sequence ATGAATAACCTGCGCGCTGACCTGCTTACCAAACCGATATACCGCTGGGCCAAGAAAGCCCTGCCCGCCCTATCCCAAACCGAAAGCGAAGCCCTGACCGCTGGCGAAGTCTGGTGGGAAGCCGAACTTTTCTCGGGCAACCCCGACTGGTCAAAGTTGCAAGCGGTCAAGGCACCCCAGCTAAGCCCAGAGGAACAGGCCTTTTTCGACGGTCCCGTGCAAGAATTTTGCACCATGATTGACGATTGGAAGATCAACCATGAGGCCGCCGATCTGCCGCCAGAGGCATGGACCTTTCTACGAGACAAAAAATTCTTTGGCATGATCATCCCGAAATCTCATGGGGGGTTGGGCTTTTCCGCCTTCGCTCATTCCGAGGTGGTCCGCTATATCTCCACGCGCTCCGTCGCAGCAGCGGTGACGGTGATGGTGCCCAACTCACTCGGCCCCGGCGAATTGCTGCACCAATTTGGCACCGATGCGCAAAAGGATCACTGGCTCCCGCGCCTTGCCGATGGGCGTGAGCTGCCTGCCTTTGGCCTTACCAGCGCCGAGGCGGGTTCTGACGCCTCAGCGATGGTCGATGAGGGCGTGATTGAAAAAGGTACGTGGGAGGGGGAGGAGGTTTTGGGCATCCGCCTCAACTGGGCCAAACGCTATATCACCCTTGCCCCGGTTTGCACGGTCCTTGGGCTGGCCTTTCAATTGCGCGATCCTGATGGCCTGCTGGGCAACACGCCTGACATCGGCATTACCTGCGCGCTGGTGCCCACCGATTTGCCCGGAGTGGAAACCGGGCGGCGACACCTGCCGTCTTCGACGATGTTTATGAATGGGCCAACCACTGGCACAGACGTTTTTATTCCCCTTGATCATATCATCGGCGGGGCGGAATACGCAGGCAAAGGCTGGATGATGCTGATGTCCGCGCTCGCCGCTGGGCGCGGCATCTCCCTGCCGTCGATGGGCTGCGCCGCCATCGCATTTTCGGCCCATACCACTGGCGCCTATGCCCGCATCCGCCAGCAGTTCAATCTACCGATAGGCAAATTCGGCGGCGTTCAGGCGCGGATGGGGCGGCTGGCGGCGGATGCCTATGCGATGGACGCTGCCCGCCATCTGACCTGCGCCGGGCTTGATGAGGGCCGGGCGCTTTCCGTGATTTCGGCGATCATGAAGGCCCATGCGACCTTCAAAATGCGCGAGGCGCTGAACGATGCGATGGATGTGCATTCGGGCAAAGCCGTGATCGACGGGCCGCTGAACTATCTGCTGCCACTCTACCGCGCCGTGCCGATTGGCATCACCGTGGAAGGAGCAAATATCGTCACCCGCAGCTTGATCATCTTTGGCCAAGGGTCGATCCGGGCGCACCCCCATATGCTTGATAACATGCTGGCTTTGCAGAAGGAGGATGAGGCCAAGTCTCTCGCCGCTTTCGACAAATCCCTCTGGGCGCATGTGGGGCATACCACGAAAACCCTGTTCCGCGCGTGGGGTCGCGCCCTGACGGGCGGCCGGTTTGCTCCTACCCCTGATGCAGGTGCCGCAACGCCAATCTACCGCGAGCTTTCGCGCTGGTCGGCTGCTTATGCACTCACGGCGGATTTTCTATTTCTCACCCTCGGCGGAGCACTGAAACGTGAAGAGATGATCTCAGGTCGGATGGGCGATATCTTGTCTGAAATGTATATCCTCTCTGCCACACTCAAACGTTGGGAGGACGAAGGCCGTCAAGAGGCCGATCTGCCGCTCCTCAAATTCGCCGCTGCCGATGCCTTTTCGCGCATTCAAACCGCGCTTGATGGGGTCATCGCCAACCTGCCTGCCCGCTGGGCGGCGTGGCTGCTACGCGCCATTACCTTGCCGGGGCTGGGCCGCCGCGGTCCGGATGACACGCTCACCACAGAATGCAGTGCTTTGATTTATGCCCCGTCTGCCACCCGCGACCGGATCACTGGGCGGTTATTCGAGGGCAGCGCTGGCGACGGGATCGACCTGTTGAACCGCTGCTATGCCAAAGTGATCGATATGGAGCCGGTCATGAAACGCCTGCGCGACGCCAAGAAGACCCCCACAGAGGCACAACAGGCGGGCATCCTAAGCGACAGCGAAATGGCAGCCCTGACCGCGATGAACGAACTGGTATCCAAAGTCATCGCCGTCGATGACTACAGGCCTACCGCGCTGGCCCGTTACTTCCCTGACTTAGATGTCCCGCAGAAAAATCTCGACGAAACCCCCAACCCTAGAGAGGCCGCCGAATGA